The segment CCATCACCAGCATCAGCACTCAAAGGTCAAAGAGATATCaatcattatcaaatacaattgacTTGTTCAcatttatttgatttctcctccttcttcaacactTTTAGTTTTTTGCTAGGCAATTGCGTTTTCGCCACCCACCCAGCTATCCCCCCCTGAGCAACAATAATGcaattttctttatcaGTATTGACTACTGTCGCCACTACACTTTTGGCGTTCACTACTACTCCTGTTGATGCCAAGACCCATTCAATcaagttgaacaaattgtcaaatgaagaaacaTTGGATGCTACTAAATTTCAAGAATATACTAATGCATTGGCCAACAAGTATGTAAACCTATTTAATAAAGCCAGTGGTAACCCACAAGCATTTGgtgttcaacaaatcttgtCTTCAGGCGGTGGTAACAAACAACACCCAGCTGATATTCCTTTTGTTACTCCTGAAGGTAAAGGTGGTAAATATGAAGCACCATTGACCAATTATTTGAATGCACAGTATTTCActgaaattcaaattggtaCTCCAGGTCAAACTTTTAAAGTTATCTTGGATACTGGCTCATCTAATTTATGGGTTCCATCTCAAGATTGTACTTCATTGGCTTGTTTTTTGCATTCAAAGTATGATCATGATGCTTCTTCTACTTATAAAGCTAATGGATCAGAATTTTCTATTCAATATGGTTCAGGTTCAATGGAGGGGTATATTTCTCAAGATACTGTTAGTATTGGGGATTTGGTTATCCCCAAACAAGATTTTGCTGAAGCCACTTCAGAACCAGGTTTAGCATTTGcatttggtaaatttgATGGTATATTGGGTTTAGCTTATGATACAATTTCTGTAAACAGAATTGTACCACCAATTTATAATGCTATTAATCAAGAGTTACTTGATTCTCCACAATTTGGTTTTTATTTGGGTGACACAAACaaggatgaagaagatggtGGTGTTGCTACTTTTGGTGGTTATGATGAATCACTTTTCCAAGGAAAAATTACTTGGTTACCAGTTAGAAGAAAAGCTTACTGGGAAGTTTCATTTGAAGGTATTGGGTTAGGAGATGAATATGCTGAATTGACAAAGACTGGTGCTGCAATTGATACTGGTACTTCATTGATTACTTTACCTTCGTCTTTGGCAGAAATTATCAATGCCAAGATTGGTGCCACCAAATCATGGTCAGGTCAATATCAAGTTGATTGTGCCAAGAGAGATGAATTACCTGATTTAACTTTGACTTTCTCAGGTTACAATTTCACTTTAACCGCTTATGATTATGTTTTGGAAGTTGGTGGTTCATGTATTTCTGTTTTCACACCAATGGATTTCCCTAAAccaattggtgatttggCTATTATTGGTGATGCATTCTTGAGAAgatattattcaatttatgatttgaaaaagaatgcTGTTGGATTAGCCCcatcaaaagtttaatcGGGGAAGATGAGAGAGTACTTAGATTTGAGATAAAAGTTTAGAGAAGAGAagagaagagaagaagaggaagaaatATTTTTGTATACGCTTTATCATATTGTTTTCGTTTAAAGTAAGCAGTGATGTAGTGAGGAATGTGTTACTTCTTGTAAGTCAACTTTTTCGTTTATGCTGTTGTTTGTTTACTGATGTTTGTCAATGCTGGTTGTATAAGAAATATTTTTGTGTTGTGATTTGCAACtgatttttgttttccaGCCAGCCATCTTATTCGATCAACAAAACAGTAGTAACactaaatcaaaaaaatacGCAATACAAGGtaacaatacaacaatgAGATCAAGGACTTCGTTGATGTGATCTTcactcttcatcatcattagtTAAATAGAATCAAAGAAATTACATATACAAAACACAGTTAATTTCATCGTctaattttcatcatctatCGTCAAGGCTTTTTTTGCACCAAACCACTTTACACATTGTAcatattgaattgaatagcTAAGCTGCTCAGTATAGTCATGTCAGCACAAACATCTACTccaattggaaatcaaTCGAAACAGGATCAACCTTTACAAAATCCATTCACTGATGATTCTCGTTCTATAGCCAGTTTCACCTCACCAAGAAGAAGTCCACTTATTGATAACTCGGTTGGTAAACTGGATCAACTACTGAATAACCTGAGCCATCTGTACTCAAGATCAACCGATATACTACTTCAACAATCACATGAAATGACTCAAGATTCATTGAAACGACttgaagttgaatcaaCATCTAGCGAATCATTAAGTGCAGCAGCAATAGCTCAATATCCGTATTATAACTTAGATGATGTAATGGCATCACCAAGTTCGTATAGTCAAAGCCCAAGTGGAAATCAACATAGTGGTAGTGGATCAAAGAAATATACACCGAAATCAAGTCCCAATAAACAACCTCAACTTCAACAGTTCCAACAACATAGTAGCTCCGGATCAGGATCAGGATCAAGAGGAAGATACGAGCAAATTAGTCATGATGGTGTGCCTTTAAGTcctattgatgatgacgcTTTCAATCAAGTGCCTAAACGATTCTCCCAATTTATTATCGATCAACAAAATCCTCATATTTCTCAACGTTTGGATAACTTGTCgatgatttcatcaaacttgaaatcaGATCACATGGGCAATAAGGGacaagatgaagataaaaGTGGGGATTCACGTGAGACGATGTTGAGTCGGGACCAAAACAATATAACTTCTTCTACAACGGAATCACATCGATCAAATAACAATATCAGTGCTGATCACAATGATATTCAATCTGTATTGGTATCCACTAGGGATGACATATCTGAATCAATGGGTTCACAAGCAACGATATTTTCAACTAGACAAGAACCAGAAGCATTATTGATTAATCGCCGAGTAGGAAGG is part of the Candida orthopsilosis Co 90-125, chromosome 2 draft sequence genome and harbors:
- a CDS encoding vacuolar aspartic proteinase; the protein is MQFSLSVLTTVATTLLAFTTTPVDAKTHSIKLNKLSNEETLDATKFQEYTNALANKYVNLFNKASGNPQAFGVQQILSSGGGNKQHPADIPFVTPEGKGGKYEAPLTNYLNAQYFTEIQIGTPGQTFKVILDTGSSNLWVPSQDCTSLACFLHSKYDHDASSTYKANGSEFSIQYGSGSMEGYISQDTVSIGDLVIPKQDFAEATSEPGLAFAFGKFDGILGLAYDTISVNRIVPPIYNAINQELLDSPQFGFYLGDTNKDEEDGGVATFGGYDESLFQGKITWLPVRRKAYWEVSFEGIGLGDEYAELTKTGAAIDTGTSLITLPSSLAEIINAKIGATKSWSGQYQVDCAKRDELPDLTLTFSGYNFTLTAYDYVLEVGGSCISVFTPMDFPKPIGDLAIIGDAFLRRYYSIYDLKKNAVGLAPSKV